From Staphylococcus sp. M0911, a single genomic window includes:
- a CDS encoding Cof-type HAD-IIB family hydrolase yields the protein MSKYKVIVMDMDDTLMNSENQVSPETQSYLIDIQDKGYKVVLASGRPTEGMLPVARTLKLNEHESYIISYNGGKTINMTTEQVEVSQSVSKENFDAIVDYCREKGFLVLTYDEGYIIYDGDHEYMNIESELTGLPMKRVEDIKSYITHSVPKVMGVDYVGNITEARIDLNGFFNEDIDVTTSKPFFLEFMARDVSKGNAITALCKKLDISLEEVVAFGDSLNDQSMLEVVGHAVAMGNASDELKNIADEVTLDNNSNGIPHALKRLL from the coding sequence ATGAGTAAATATAAAGTAATCGTAATGGATATGGATGACACACTAATGAATAGTGAGAATCAAGTATCTCCAGAAACACAATCTTATCTTATTGATATTCAAGACAAAGGATATAAAGTTGTTTTAGCTTCAGGAAGACCAACTGAAGGGATGTTACCTGTAGCAAGAACATTGAAATTAAATGAACATGAAAGTTATATTATTAGTTATAACGGTGGTAAAACAATTAATATGACTACAGAACAAGTAGAAGTAAGTCAAAGCGTATCTAAAGAAAATTTTGACGCGATTGTAGATTATTGCCGTGAAAAAGGCTTTTTAGTATTAACTTATGACGAAGGTTATATTATTTATGATGGCGATCATGAATACATGAATATTGAATCAGAATTAACTGGTCTACCGATGAAACGTGTGGAAGATATTAAATCTTATATTACACATAGTGTGCCAAAAGTTATGGGCGTCGATTATGTAGGTAATATTACTGAAGCGCGTATCGACTTGAATGGTTTCTTTAATGAGGACATTGATGTTACTACAAGTAAGCCCTTCTTTTTAGAATTTATGGCAAGAGATGTTTCAAAAGGTAATGCTATTACAGCATTATGTAAAAAACTAGATATTTCACTTGAAGAAGTGGTCGCATTTGGTGATAGTTTAAATGACCAATCTATGTTAGAGGTTGTTGGTCATGCTGTAGCTATGGGCAATGCAAGTGACGAATTAAAAAATATTGCG
- the thrB gene encoding homoserine kinase, whose protein sequence is MEAMLKLKIPASTANLGVGFDSIGMALNKYLHMNVKAIQGDNWEFNYFNEELECLPKDKSNYIYQVAQKVANKYDVELPALSIDMRSDIPLARGLGSSASALVGALYIANYFGNIQLSQYELLQLATEFEGHPDNVAPTIYGGLISGYYNPDTKVTDVARIDVPKVDIILTIPPYELKTEDSRQALPNTFSHSNAVRNSAISNTMICALIQHKYELAGKMMEQDGFHEPYRQHLIPEFATIRQISKAHNAYATVISGAGPTVLTMSPREHSGEIVRTLKKDMSHCISELVTINEVGVIEEVVYQ, encoded by the coding sequence ATGGAAGCTATGTTAAAGTTGAAAATTCCCGCTTCAACTGCAAATTTAGGTGTTGGATTTGATTCGATTGGTATGGCATTAAATAAATATCTTCATATGAACGTCAAAGCAATTCAAGGTGATAATTGGGAATTTAACTACTTTAATGAAGAACTAGAGTGTTTACCAAAGGACAAATCCAATTATATTTATCAGGTCGCTCAAAAAGTTGCTAATAAATATGATGTAGAGTTACCAGCGTTAAGTATCGATATGAGAAGTGATATACCTTTAGCAAGAGGTTTAGGTTCTTCAGCTTCAGCGTTAGTAGGTGCACTCTATATTGCTAACTATTTCGGAAATATTCAATTATCTCAGTATGAATTACTTCAACTTGCAACTGAGTTTGAAGGTCATCCTGATAATGTAGCGCCTACTATATATGGTGGATTAATTTCTGGTTATTATAATCCAGATACTAAAGTGACAGATGTTGCACGTATTGATGTACCTAAAGTAGATATCATACTAACAATACCACCTTATGAACTTAAAACTGAAGATTCTCGTCAAGCATTACCAAATACTTTTTCACATTCTAATGCAGTAAGAAATAGTGCAATCAGTAATACAATGATCTGTGCATTAATACAACACAAATATGAATTAGCTGGAAAAATGATGGAACAAGATGGTTTTCATGAACCCTATCGTCAACATTTAATTCCAGAATTTGCAACAATTAGACAAATTTCTAAAGCACACAATGCATATGCAACTGTCATTAGTGGTGCGGGACCAACAGTATTAACGATGAGTCCACGTGAACATAGTGGTGAAATAGTAAGAACTTTAAAGAAAGACATGTCACATTGTATCTCAGAATTAGTGACTATCAATGAAGTTGGTGTCATTGAAGAAGTAGTGTACCAGTGA